The Anaerobacillus alkaliphilus genome contains a region encoding:
- a CDS encoding DUF502 domain-containing protein, translating to MWKTFQKNIITGFITLLPAIVTIYVIQLLFSLIDRFLGQFLSDLLKALRIITIDRETDTIYFLGVYTPFSERIVGIGFILTVLIIAVIGSLRRKGKKQHIFERVDLFFRKVPVANYIYSSVEQMINAFTQERSSFKKVVMVEYPRKGVYTLGFLTGESKGEVQRRTNQNCINVFLPTTPNPTSGWLVLVPEENVTFLDMTVEQGLKFIITGGVVVPPDKASLFEENEGKRLEEQSFRKELVVKVHKRKDE from the coding sequence ATGTGGAAAACGTTTCAAAAAAACATTATTACTGGTTTTATTACCCTTTTGCCAGCAATTGTTACCATTTATGTGATACAGTTATTGTTCTCACTTATTGATCGTTTTTTAGGACAATTTCTCTCGGATCTCTTAAAGGCATTACGGATTATTACAATTGATAGAGAGACCGATACCATATACTTTTTAGGTGTATATACACCTTTTTCAGAACGAATAGTCGGTATTGGTTTTATTCTAACTGTTTTGATTATAGCAGTCATTGGCTCATTAAGGAGAAAAGGGAAAAAACAGCACATATTTGAACGGGTAGACCTGTTTTTTCGGAAGGTACCTGTCGCAAACTATATCTATTCATCTGTTGAACAAATGATTAATGCATTTACACAAGAACGTTCCTCCTTCAAAAAGGTAGTTATGGTTGAATACCCACGTAAAGGTGTTTATACACTTGGATTTTTAACTGGAGAATCAAAAGGTGAAGTTCAACGTAGAACAAATCAGAATTGTATTAATGTGTTTTTACCGACGACCCCTAACCCAACCTCTGGCTGGTTAGTTTTGGTTCCCGAGGAAAACGTAACATTTCTAGATATGACAGTAGAGCAGGGACTAAAATTCATTATTACTGGTGGAGTTGTTGTTCCACCCGATAAGGCATCCTTGTTTGAAGAGAATGAAGGAAAGAGGCTTGAAGAACAATCTTTTAGGAAAGAATTAGTTGTAAAGGTTCATAAGAGAAAGGACGAATAA
- the era gene encoding GTPase Era produces MDKTKKGYKSGFVSIIGRPNVGKSTLLNNVIGQKIAIMSDKPQTTRNKIQGVYTDNESQIIFIDTPGIHKPKHKLGDFMMKIAYQTLREVDIVLFVVDAKEGFGGGDQYIIEQLESVRTPVFLVINKIDLIHPDKLLEFIDQYRTKFDFAEIVPISALQGNNVNTLKEQIIEYLTEGPQYYPADQVTDHPERFIVSELIREKVLHLTREEIPHSIAVGIEQMKQREGGTVYIGATIVVERSSQKGIIIGKQGAMLREVGKLARGDIEKLLGSKIFLELWVKVQKDWRNKPGFLRDFGFSEDEY; encoded by the coding sequence ATGGATAAAACAAAAAAAGGTTATAAGTCAGGGTTTGTTTCAATTATCGGAAGACCAAATGTTGGGAAGTCAACATTGCTAAATAATGTCATAGGTCAAAAAATTGCGATTATGAGCGATAAGCCTCAGACGACAAGAAATAAAATCCAGGGAGTTTATACAGACAACGAATCTCAAATCATTTTTATCGATACACCTGGTATACATAAACCGAAGCATAAATTAGGCGATTTTATGATGAAAATTGCCTATCAAACATTAAGAGAAGTTGATATAGTATTGTTTGTTGTCGATGCTAAGGAAGGCTTTGGTGGTGGGGACCAGTATATCATTGAACAATTAGAATCGGTCCGTACACCTGTCTTTTTAGTAATTAACAAAATCGATTTAATTCATCCTGACAAGCTGCTAGAATTTATTGACCAATACCGTACAAAGTTTGATTTCGCCGAAATCGTACCTATTTCGGCATTACAAGGAAATAACGTAAATACATTAAAAGAACAAATTATTGAATACTTAACTGAAGGACCTCAGTATTACCCTGCAGACCAGGTAACAGATCACCCCGAGAGGTTTATTGTGTCGGAATTAATTCGTGAGAAAGTGCTTCATCTAACTCGCGAAGAAATTCCTCATTCAATAGCTGTTGGGATAGAACAGATGAAACAACGAGAAGGTGGTACCGTATATATCGGGGCAACGATTGTTGTAGAAAGAAGCTCACAAAAAGGGATAATAATTGGTAAGCAAGGGGCAATGCTTAGAGAAGTAGGAAAGCTTGCCAGAGGAGATATAGAGAAATTACTTGGATCGAAGATATTTCTAGAATTATGGGTAAAAGTCCAAAAAGATTGGCGAAACAAGCCAGGATTTTTAAGAGATTTCGGCTTTAGTGAAGATGAGTATTAA
- a CDS encoding YqzL family protein has protein sequence MIDFSWKVFSMTGNVDTYLIMKEIERDTTQSLEEFTEKLDEIDAPTN, from the coding sequence ATGATAGATTTTTCCTGGAAGGTATTTTCGATGACAGGTAACGTCGACACTTACTTAATTATGAAGGAAATTGAAAGAGACACTACGCAATCGTTAGAGGAGTTCACAGAGAAGCTAGATGAAATAGACGCTCCTACAAATTGA
- the ybeY gene encoding rRNA maturation RNase YbeY: MSINIDIHDETDELSLAQLELVETLLKYVAREERVTEGSEISVTFVTNDRIREINKEYRNKDTVTDVISFALNDDESDIIDELIPNLLGDIIVSYSRMVQQAEEYGHSVERELGFLVVHGFLHLLGYDHMNEVEEKVMFKRQEELLEAYGLQK, translated from the coding sequence GTGAGCATTAATATCGATATCCACGATGAAACAGATGAACTCTCTTTGGCTCAGTTAGAACTGGTTGAAACACTTTTAAAGTACGTCGCTCGGGAAGAAAGAGTTACTGAGGGTTCAGAGATTTCTGTTACCTTTGTTACTAATGATAGGATACGTGAAATTAACAAAGAGTATCGTAATAAAGACACAGTAACCGATGTCATATCTTTTGCTTTAAATGATGATGAGAGTGATATAATCGATGAACTAATTCCAAATCTCCTAGGGGATATTATCGTTTCCTATTCAAGAATGGTTCAACAGGCAGAGGAATACGGTCACTCAGTCGAACGTGAGCTTGGGTTTCTTGTCGTTCATGGCTTCCTTCATCTCTTAGGGTATGATCATATGAACGAAGTAGAGGAAAAAGTGATGTTTAAACGCCAAGAGGAACTATTAGAGGCCTATGGACTTCAAAAATAG
- the yqfC gene encoding sporulation protein YqfC has product MRKINKMVRRWMTDKMELPADVMMDLPRITMIGQLHIYIENHRGVLKFSNQELRLLLEQGQLLIKGNHFVIKTILPEELLLEGIIDQVTYINENPQKKR; this is encoded by the coding sequence ATGAGGAAGATAAACAAGATGGTCAGAAGATGGATGACAGATAAAATGGAACTTCCTGCAGATGTTATGATGGATCTTCCACGAATTACAATGATCGGCCAACTCCACATCTATATAGAAAATCATCGTGGTGTTCTTAAATTTTCCAATCAAGAGTTGCGACTATTGTTAGAACAGGGACAACTTTTAATAAAAGGAAACCACTTTGTAATAAAAACAATATTGCCTGAAGAACTTCTGTTAGAAGGTATTATTGATCAAGTAACTTACATAAATGAAAATCCGCAGAAAAAAAGGTAG
- a CDS encoding PhoH family protein — MSEKLIDLKVEKANEIQSLFGPNDVHLKRMEEKLDVAIVTRGEKILVTGDESQILIVVDVIDALLTLIRKGTNISERDIIYAVQLAERGMLEELLELYQEKIAVNVKGKPILVKTLGQRHYVSAIKKRDIVFGIGPAGTGKTYLAVVMAVNALKDGHVKKIVLTRPAVEAGESLGFLPGDLKEKVDPYLRPLYDALHDVLGTEQTARLMERNTIEVAPLAYMRGRTLDDSFVILDEAQNTTSEQIKMFLTRLGFGSKMVITGDLTQIDLPKGKKSGLKTALEVLEIVNGIEFIHLQAADVVRHTLVQKVINAYEKVEKEGL, encoded by the coding sequence TTGTCAGAGAAGCTTATCGATTTAAAAGTAGAAAAAGCAAATGAAATACAAAGCTTATTTGGGCCAAATGATGTCCATCTAAAAAGAATGGAAGAAAAATTAGACGTAGCAATAGTCACAAGAGGCGAAAAGATTCTTGTGACAGGAGACGAATCACAAATACTAATTGTTGTAGATGTCATTGATGCTCTTCTCACCTTAATTAGAAAAGGTACAAATATCTCCGAACGAGATATTATCTACGCAGTTCAATTAGCTGAACGTGGTATGCTTGAGGAACTACTTGAATTATATCAGGAAAAAATAGCTGTTAATGTTAAAGGAAAACCAATATTAGTAAAAACTTTAGGACAACGTCATTATGTTTCTGCGATAAAAAAACGTGATATAGTATTTGGAATTGGTCCAGCAGGAACAGGGAAAACGTATTTAGCTGTCGTTATGGCTGTGAATGCATTGAAGGATGGTCACGTAAAAAAAATCGTTCTGACGAGGCCTGCAGTTGAAGCTGGAGAAAGTTTAGGGTTTCTACCTGGGGACTTAAAAGAAAAGGTTGACCCTTACCTAAGACCTCTGTATGACGCGTTACATGATGTTTTAGGAACAGAGCAAACGGCTCGCTTAATGGAACGTAATACCATCGAGGTAGCGCCATTAGCTTATATGAGAGGAAGAACGTTAGATGACTCGTTTGTCATCCTTGATGAAGCACAGAATACGACATCAGAGCAAATAAAAATGTTTCTAACTAGATTAGGATTTGGTTCTAAGATGGTTATTACTGGCGACTTGACCCAAATTGATTTACCAAAAGGAAAAAAATCAGGGTTAAAAACTGCTCTTGAAGTATTAGAGATAGTAAATGGAATTGAATTTATTCATCTACAGGCTGCTGATGTAGTTCGTCATACATTAGTTCAAAAAGTAATCAATGCTTATGAAAAAGTAGAAAAAGAAGGGCTGTAG
- a CDS encoding HD family phosphohydrolase, producing MGKRAPIDQQQWWKKLKDHRYIRVSLFVILGIIMYLSMISNVIPNTLNVTLGSVAEQDIRAPITIENKTATEEKKRVAAEAVGPQYTNKKDFEEKQARKINDIFDLVIRINDEAEQRYNEALNKVREEEFETEEELEEKLEEVQRIPLDEKLNQLRSIISNQTSDDLSDQALIIFLESDKSELLIAKEMTLDAIRTVMREEIRLNDVDEAKDLVEKKIIPSTVSSHQLYLAMIEIARFAITANYINDTEATEIAKQAARDAVEPVMIREGQLIVEEGELITSSIYNQLVLLGLHEDQVNILPFIGLAILVILLVSMLAYYITDAKTSLQKNNSHLVMYVLIFAVTALIMKITSYTHNLNIQGVTLITPVAVGSMLISMLIHQRVALFTSMVFSIIASIIFNIESPGVLNYTLGIYVFFSSVAGVFFLSKSNRVSRILQAGIFVSAINICTIVALLMLKNAQYGWIEIGSNIGFAFLSGFLAAVLTIGLLPFFEAGFGILSSMKLIELSNPNHPLLRKILVETPGTYHHSVIVANLSESACEAIGANGLLARVGSYYHDLGKTKRPHFFIENQMKMENPHDKLSPQLSKTIIISHPYDGAEMLRNYKMPKEIIDIAEQHHGTTLLKFFYHKANQDAEQPIPEKEFRYPGPKAQTIEAAVVGICDCIEAAVRSMAKPTPEKIETLVKKIITDRLEDGQFDECDLTLKQLNIVATSICETLQGTFHSRIEYPEDVKEKGEKPSEH from the coding sequence ATGGGTAAAAGAGCGCCAATTGATCAACAACAGTGGTGGAAAAAGTTAAAAGACCACCGATACATAAGAGTGTCCCTGTTTGTTATTTTAGGAATTATCATGTATTTATCCATGATAAGTAATGTGATCCCAAATACTCTTAATGTTACTTTAGGATCTGTTGCTGAGCAAGATATTCGAGCACCTATCACAATCGAAAATAAGACTGCAACTGAAGAGAAAAAGCGAGTAGCAGCAGAAGCTGTTGGTCCTCAATATACAAATAAAAAGGACTTTGAAGAGAAACAAGCAAGAAAAATTAATGATATTTTTGATTTAGTGATAAGAATTAATGATGAGGCTGAGCAAAGATATAATGAAGCTTTAAATAAGGTAAGGGAAGAAGAATTTGAAACAGAGGAAGAGCTTGAAGAGAAACTTGAAGAAGTTCAACGAATTCCTCTAGATGAAAAATTAAATCAATTAAGATCTATCATTTCAAACCAAACAAGTGACGATTTATCAGATCAAGCTTTAATAATATTTTTAGAATCGGACAAGTCAGAGCTTCTTATTGCTAAAGAAATGACCTTAGATGCTATACGTACGGTAATGCGTGAAGAAATTCGCTTAAACGATGTTGATGAGGCCAAGGATCTGGTGGAAAAGAAAATTATTCCATCCACTGTAAGTAGTCACCAGCTTTATTTAGCAATGATTGAAATAGCCCGATTTGCTATTACAGCTAACTATATAAATGATACTGAAGCAACTGAGATTGCCAAACAAGCAGCTAGAGACGCTGTAGAGCCAGTGATGATCCGAGAAGGCCAACTTATTGTCGAAGAAGGAGAATTAATAACTTCTTCTATCTACAACCAACTAGTTCTCTTAGGGCTTCATGAAGACCAAGTGAATATACTGCCATTTATCGGTTTAGCTATTCTGGTCATTTTACTAGTTTCTATGTTAGCTTATTATATTACTGATGCAAAAACATCACTTCAAAAAAACAACAGCCATTTAGTGATGTATGTTTTAATATTCGCGGTTACTGCATTAATTATGAAGATTACGAGCTATACACATAACCTAAATATACAAGGAGTAACTTTAATTACCCCTGTAGCTGTTGGTTCAATGTTAATAAGCATGCTAATTCACCAACGGGTAGCTTTATTTACTAGTATGGTGTTTTCAATAATTGCTAGTATCATCTTTAACATAGAATCCCCAGGAGTACTAAATTATACTTTGGGTATTTATGTATTTTTCAGCTCAGTTGCTGGTGTTTTCTTCTTAAGTAAATCTAATCGTGTCTCGAGAATTTTACAAGCTGGTATTTTTGTTTCTGCAATTAATATTTGTACAATTGTGGCATTACTAATGTTAAAGAATGCTCAATATGGTTGGATAGAAATAGGTTCTAACATTGGCTTTGCTTTTCTATCAGGCTTCCTTGCAGCTGTATTAACGATTGGTCTATTGCCATTTTTTGAAGCTGGTTTTGGTATCCTGTCTTCTATGAAGTTAATTGAATTATCGAATCCAAACCATCCACTATTAAGAAAAATCCTAGTTGAGACACCTGGAACATATCATCATAGTGTAATTGTGGCAAATTTATCAGAGTCAGCCTGCGAAGCAATTGGGGCCAATGGCTTATTAGCTCGTGTTGGCTCATATTATCATGATTTAGGAAAAACCAAACGCCCTCATTTCTTTATTGAAAATCAAATGAAAATGGAAAATCCTCATGATAAATTATCACCGCAGTTAAGTAAAACGATAATTATCTCACATCCTTACGATGGAGCTGAGATGCTTAGAAACTATAAGATGCCTAAAGAAATTATTGATATAGCTGAGCAACATCATGGTACAACCTTGCTAAAGTTTTTCTATCATAAAGCAAATCAAGATGCTGAGCAGCCAATTCCTGAAAAAGAGTTTCGTTATCCGGGACCAAAAGCACAAACAATAGAAGCTGCTGTTGTTGGAATTTGCGATTGTATTGAAGCAGCGGTTAGATCGATGGCTAAACCAACTCCAGAAAAAATTGAAACATTAGTAAAGAAAATAATTACTGACCGGCTTGAAGACGGGCAATTTGACGAGTGTGACTTAACACTGAAACAATTGAACATTGTTGCAACATCTATATGTGAAACCTTACAAGGAACATTTCATTCAAGGATAGAGTATCCGGAAGATGTAAAAGAGAAAGGAGAAAAACCAAGTGAGCATTAA
- the yqfD gene encoding sporulation protein YqfD, translating to MKNSWTNTFAGFTRIKIVGKYTELFLNRCMKEDISIWHIRRVGDETIVCYVSLEDVKRLRPIVKNTKVKIYFIERRGMPFFIRKMVSRSGFVGGFLSFIALLFILSNMVWGISIDGATPKVEHQLAQVVNEMGIKKGKFHFLLPSVEEIQMKVTSEIEEATWIGVTLNGTTYHFNVVEQTFPEKEPPVSPRHLVSKKKAIIHDIFVEQGQGKVAPNDFVDKGAMLISGFIGKEGRMEIAPAKGKVFGEIWYKSNVSIPLVSEFSTLTGEKKAYYSLSIFNVSVPIWGFKKPEFAQYEINEYSNKLQFLRWSLPIEYNRKYLLEKETLMKEYSVDEAKDVAILMAREELMKKLDQDAVIKGEKVLREAITNGKVELMIHYQVIEDIALSQPIIQGD from the coding sequence ATGAAGAATTCATGGACAAATACATTTGCAGGCTTTACAAGAATTAAAATTGTTGGAAAGTATACGGAGTTATTTTTAAACAGATGTATGAAAGAAGACATCTCCATTTGGCATATTCGCCGGGTGGGAGATGAAACCATTGTTTGCTATGTTTCATTGGAGGACGTAAAGAGATTACGTCCTATCGTAAAAAATACAAAAGTAAAGATTTACTTTATTGAAAGAAGGGGCATGCCGTTCTTCATAAGGAAGATGGTTTCTAGGAGCGGCTTTGTTGGTGGATTTTTAAGCTTTATCGCACTTTTATTTATTTTATCAAATATGGTATGGGGTATCTCTATCGATGGAGCAACTCCAAAGGTTGAACACCAGTTAGCTCAGGTTGTGAATGAGATGGGAATCAAAAAAGGGAAATTTCACTTTTTATTACCCAGTGTAGAAGAAATCCAAATGAAGGTAACTTCGGAAATTGAAGAGGCAACATGGATAGGGGTGACTTTGAATGGGACGACCTACCATTTTAATGTCGTTGAACAAACATTTCCTGAAAAGGAACCACCTGTATCGCCACGACATTTAGTATCAAAGAAAAAAGCAATCATTCATGATATATTTGTTGAACAAGGTCAAGGAAAGGTAGCACCAAACGATTTTGTGGATAAAGGTGCAATGTTGATAAGCGGTTTTATTGGTAAAGAAGGAAGAATGGAAATTGCACCTGCTAAAGGAAAGGTTTTTGGCGAAATTTGGTACAAGTCTAACGTGTCCATTCCCCTTGTCAGTGAATTCTCTACTTTGACTGGAGAGAAAAAAGCTTATTATTCACTATCGATATTTAATGTTTCTGTACCAATATGGGGGTTTAAAAAACCTGAGTTTGCCCAATATGAAATAAATGAGTACAGTAATAAGCTTCAATTTTTAAGGTGGTCATTACCAATTGAATATAATCGAAAGTATTTGTTAGAGAAGGAAACACTAATGAAAGAGTACAGTGTAGATGAAGCTAAAGATGTAGCAATTCTAATGGCGAGAGAAGAACTTATGAAGAAATTGGATCAAGATGCTGTTATTAAAGGGGAAAAAGTTTTGCGTGAAGCTATTACGAATGGTAAAGTAGAACTTATGATACACTACCAAGTAATAGAGGATATTGCACTTTCACAACCAATCATTCAAGGAGATTGA
- a CDS encoding cytidine deaminase produces MERSRLIEEAKIARERAYVPYSKFQVGAALLTKDGKIYHGCNIENAAYSMCNCAERTALFKAYSDGEKDFDTLCVVADTKRPVPPCGACRQVIAELCAPDMKVILTNLQGDVEETTVEKLLPGAFLPEDLHG; encoded by the coding sequence ATGGAACGAAGTCGCTTAATTGAAGAAGCAAAAATTGCCCGGGAAAGAGCGTATGTGCCGTATTCCAAATTTCAGGTTGGAGCAGCACTACTAACAAAAGATGGAAAAATATACCATGGATGTAATATTGAAAATGCAGCCTACAGTATGTGCAATTGCGCAGAAAGAACAGCCTTATTTAAAGCTTATTCTGATGGAGAAAAGGATTTTGATACATTATGTGTGGTTGCTGATACAAAACGCCCAGTGCCCCCTTGTGGTGCTTGTAGGCAAGTGATTGCAGAGCTCTGTGCGCCAGATATGAAAGTGATCTTAACAAATTTACAAGGTGATGTTGAAGAAACTACTGTAGAAAAACTGCTACCAGGGGCATTCTTACCGGAGGATTTACATGGATAA
- a CDS encoding NfeD family protein, whose amino-acid sequence MTRYKLVKRLFFLSLILCSMVVWFLQPPAHSQTNRDTVFFIPVEQSVERGLEAFLRRGLSTAVEEGATHIVLEIDTPGGLVDAATEIAFLIRHTEVPITAYVTGKAWSAGAYIALNADQIVMAPGTSMGSAAVIDGAGNAAEDKMQSAWLATMEEAAQLNGRDPIFARAMADKNVNLPEYRAGEGELLTLTTAEAVKVGYAEAVVSDRDELLLFLGVEDAVVRDLEVSFAEKIARFVTNPVIIPILLSIGSLGLVLELYSPGFGIPGIMGLSALFLFFFGHLVAGFAGFETIILFGAGIILIIIEIFFPGFGIFGILGIVSIIGSMVLASYSTVNILLSIVIALVVTVIVSIFFFKYFGYRGPLKKLILNYATTSEQGYVSNTTRAELVGKVGYASTVLRPSGTAIFDDERLDVVSEGGFISQGKKVKIVSTQGSRIVVREFQET is encoded by the coding sequence ATGACTAGATATAAATTAGTAAAACGTTTGTTTTTTCTTTCACTAATCCTTTGCTCTATGGTTGTTTGGTTTCTACAACCTCCGGCACATAGTCAAACGAATCGTGATACAGTTTTCTTTATCCCTGTGGAACAAAGTGTAGAACGGGGTCTTGAGGCATTTTTAAGGCGTGGGTTATCAACTGCTGTAGAAGAAGGAGCAACTCACATAGTGCTTGAAATAGACACACCTGGAGGCCTAGTGGATGCGGCTACTGAGATTGCATTTTTAATAAGACATACTGAAGTCCCAATTACCGCTTACGTAACTGGGAAGGCTTGGTCTGCTGGTGCTTATATCGCATTAAATGCAGATCAGATTGTGATGGCTCCAGGGACAAGTATGGGTTCTGCTGCTGTTATTGATGGAGCTGGTAACGCAGCTGAGGATAAGATGCAGTCTGCGTGGTTAGCTACAATGGAAGAAGCTGCACAATTGAACGGAAGAGATCCTATTTTTGCAAGAGCGATGGCAGATAAAAATGTTAATCTTCCAGAGTATCGTGCCGGCGAAGGTGAACTTTTAACACTAACAACAGCTGAGGCCGTTAAAGTAGGCTATGCTGAAGCGGTTGTAAGTGATCGTGACGAGCTATTGCTTTTTTTAGGAGTAGAGGATGCTGTTGTTCGCGATTTAGAAGTTAGTTTTGCAGAAAAAATTGCAAGATTTGTTACCAATCCTGTCATAATTCCAATATTACTTTCAATTGGTAGTTTGGGGTTGGTACTAGAACTATATTCACCAGGGTTTGGTATCCCAGGGATTATGGGACTTTCAGCGCTATTTCTGTTCTTCTTTGGTCATTTAGTGGCCGGTTTTGCTGGTTTTGAGACAATTATCTTATTTGGGGCAGGTATCATCCTAATAATTATTGAGATATTTTTCCCTGGCTTCGGCATATTTGGAATATTAGGTATTGTATCAATTATTGGCAGCATGGTATTGGCATCGTATTCAACAGTAAACATATTACTTTCAATAGTTATAGCTCTAGTAGTCACAGTCATTGTTTCAATCTTTTTCTTTAAGTATTTCGGATATCGTGGGCCTTTAAAGAAGTTGATTTTGAACTATGCAACAACATCCGAGCAGGGGTATGTCTCGAATACAACAAGGGCAGAGCTTGTTGGAAAAGTAGGCTATGCTTCTACAGTTTTACGTCCCTCTGGAACGGCAATATTTGATGATGAAAGACTAGACGTAGTTTCTGAGGGCGGCTTTATTTCACAAGGAAAGAAAGTAAAGATAGTCTCAACACAAGGATCTAGAATTGTTGTTCGAGAGTTTCAAGAAACGTAA
- the floA gene encoding flotillin-like protein FloA (flotillin-like protein involved in membrane lipid rafts): MEDIFLLIIVGLIIIGFAVLFTFVPVMLWISALAAGVRVGIFTLVGMRLRRVIPARVVNPLIKAVKAGLELNINQLEGHYLAGGNVDRVVNALIAAQRANIDLSFERAAAIDLAGRDVLEAVQMSVNPKVIETPFIAGVAMDGIEVKAKARITVRANIDRLVGGAGEDTVIARVGEGIVSTIGSAGSHKKVLENPDLISQTVLAKGLDAGTAFEILSIDIADIDIGKNIGAELQTDQAEADKKIAQAKAEERRAMAVAQEQEMKARVEEMRAKVVEAEAEVPLAMAEALRSGNLGVMDYMNIQNVMADTDMRDSIGKATDDGKNK, encoded by the coding sequence ATGGAAGATATCTTTTTACTCATTATTGTAGGTTTAATTATTATTGGTTTCGCCGTATTATTTACGTTTGTTCCAGTAATGCTTTGGATTTCTGCGTTAGCTGCAGGGGTTCGCGTTGGGATTTTCACTTTAGTAGGGATGAGGCTTCGTCGTGTAATTCCAGCCCGTGTTGTAAATCCGTTAATTAAAGCGGTAAAAGCAGGTCTAGAATTAAACATTAATCAACTAGAAGGACATTACTTAGCTGGTGGTAATGTTGACCGAGTGGTAAATGCGTTAATTGCTGCACAACGAGCAAACATAGACTTAAGTTTCGAGCGTGCTGCTGCCATTGACCTTGCCGGTCGTGACGTATTAGAAGCAGTACAAATGAGTGTTAATCCAAAGGTTATTGAAACACCATTTATTGCCGGTGTTGCAATGGATGGAATTGAAGTAAAAGCCAAAGCTCGTATTACTGTTCGTGCCAACATTGACCGCTTAGTCGGGGGTGCCGGTGAAGACACTGTTATTGCCCGTGTTGGTGAGGGAATCGTATCAACTATCGGTTCTGCTGGTAGCCACAAAAAAGTATTAGAAAATCCTGATTTAATCTCTCAAACAGTTCTAGCTAAAGGGTTAGATGCAGGAACGGCGTTTGAAATCTTATCGATCGATATTGCAGATATTGATATCGGTAAAAATATTGGTGCCGAGCTTCAAACTGACCAAGCGGAAGCTGACAAGAAAATCGCTCAAGCAAAAGCCGAAGAGCGTCGTGCAATGGCTGTAGCACAAGAGCAAGAGATGAAGGCAAGAGTAGAGGAAATGAGAGCTAAGGTTGTTGAAGCAGAAGCAGAAGTACCACTTGCGATGGCTGAAGCCCTACGTTCTGGTAATCTTGGAGTAATGGATTATATGAACATCCAAAATGTTATGGCTGATACAGACATGAGAGACTCAATCGGCAAAGCTACTGACGATGGAAAGAATAAATAA
- a CDS encoding diacylglycerol kinase family protein: MDFKNSYDRYWKRFTCSFAYAWSGLLHAIRHEQNMKIHLLIAIMMLGLAFILGISNYEKLILLLVIGIVISLEVVNTAIERVVDLVTKEYHPMAKVAKDVSAGAVLAFSIFAAIIGILIFYKPIIETISTFL, encoded by the coding sequence ATGGACTTCAAAAATAGCTACGACCGTTATTGGAAGCGATTTACCTGTAGTTTTGCGTATGCTTGGTCAGGCTTATTGCATGCAATACGTCATGAGCAAAATATGAAAATACATCTACTTATTGCTATAATGATGCTTGGGTTAGCGTTTATATTAGGAATTTCTAATTACGAAAAACTGATCTTGTTACTGGTAATTGGGATTGTCATATCACTGGAAGTAGTAAATACAGCGATTGAGCGTGTCGTAGACCTTGTAACGAAAGAATATCATCCAATGGCCAAAGTAGCAAAAGATGTTTCGGCAGGCGCCGTTTTGGCATTTAGCATTTTTGCTGCAATCATTGGCATATTAATCTTTTATAAACCGATAATAGAGACAATCTCTACTTTTTTGTAG